One genomic window of Deltaproteobacteria bacterium HGW-Deltaproteobacteria-6 includes the following:
- a CDS encoding dissimilatory sulfite reductase-asociated protein DsvD, protein MGVNMSDELKKKIVDLFHEKSRGDKKMFYIRDVTKWLPDEDRHAVQDAVKVLLDEEVLKYWSSGSSTYLILAEFFPKEESCS, encoded by the coding sequence ATGGGGGTGAACATGAGTGACGAGCTGAAGAAAAAGATCGTAGACCTTTTCCATGAAAAATCCAGGGGTGACAAGAAGATGTTTTACATCCGCGACGTCACCAAATGGCTGCCCGATGAAGACCGGCACGCCGTTCAGGATGCCGTAAAAGTGCTGCTCGATGAGGAAGTTTTGAAATACTGGTCGAGCGGAAGTTCTACTTACCTCATCCTGGCTGAATTCTTCCCGAAGGAGGAATCCTGTTCTTAA
- the dsrB gene encoding dissimilatory-type sulfite reductase subunit beta, producing the protein MAKTDIGPPDYKTMLPPVIARNYGKWRYHEILKPGVLMHIAESGEALYTVRAGSPRLVSTEHIREICDMADQFCDGYLRFTSRHNIEFLLDDKDKVEPLIAELAKRNYPVGGTGHAISNIVHTQGWVHCHTPATDASGPVKALMDEIYEHFVTATLPNHVRIALACCLNMCGAVHCSDIAILGIHRTVPIPDNTRVPNICEIPSTVASCPTGAIRGDMKNKTVTVNPEKCMYCGNCYTVCPALPIADPENDGISIWVGGKVSNARSAPKFSKLAIPFLPNNPPRWPEVVDAVKNIIEVYATHARKHERVGEWIERVGWERFFTLTGIPFTDKHIDDFDMATETFRTSTQFKWG; encoded by the coding sequence ATGGCTAAAACAGATATCGGACCCCCTGATTATAAAACCATGCTGCCGCCCGTCATCGCAAGAAATTACGGGAAGTGGCGTTATCATGAAATTCTCAAACCGGGTGTGCTGATGCACATCGCGGAATCGGGAGAGGCACTCTACACTGTGCGCGCAGGCTCCCCCAGGCTTGTTTCTACGGAACACATCCGGGAAATCTGCGACATGGCGGATCAGTTCTGCGACGGCTATCTGCGCTTCACCAGCCGCCACAATATCGAATTCCTCCTGGACGATAAGGACAAAGTCGAGCCCCTGATTGCGGAACTGGCCAAACGCAATTACCCGGTCGGCGGCACAGGGCATGCCATCTCGAATATCGTCCATACCCAGGGCTGGGTCCACTGCCACACGCCGGCCACCGACGCATCCGGTCCCGTCAAGGCCCTGATGGATGAGATCTATGAACATTTCGTAACGGCGACCCTGCCCAACCACGTACGGATTGCCCTGGCCTGCTGCCTGAATATGTGCGGCGCCGTGCATTGCTCGGACATCGCCATTCTGGGAATTCACCGCACCGTTCCCATCCCGGATAACACACGCGTGCCGAACATTTGTGAAATTCCTTCCACCGTTGCCTCCTGCCCCACGGGCGCGATTCGCGGCGACATGAAGAACAAAACCGTCACCGTCAATCCGGAGAAGTGCATGTATTGCGGCAACTGCTACACCGTTTGTCCGGCCCTGCCGATTGCCGATCCCGAAAACGACGGAATTTCAATCTGGGTCGGAGGTAAAGTTTCCAATGCCCGGAGCGCTCCCAAATTCTCCAAGCTGGCCATTCCCTTCCTCCCCAACAACCCGCCGCGCTGGCCTGAAGTGGTTGATGCGGTCAAGAATATCATCGAGGTCTATGCAACCCATGCGCGCAAGCACGAACGCGTCGGGGAATGGATCGAACGCGTTGGCTGGGAGAGGTTCTTTACGCTGACCGGCATTCCCTTCACGGACAAGCATATCGATGACTTTGATATGGCCACGGAAACATTCCGGACATCGACACAGTTCAAATGGGGGTGA
- the dsrA gene encoding dissimilatory-type sulfite reductase subunit alpha encodes MAKSDTPLLDELEGGKWPSFVKDMKQAAEKNPMAKDLLHQLELSYKDKIGHWKHGGIVGVKGYGAGVIGRYSDRPDLFPNVQAFHTMRVNHPTGWFYKTDALRKLCDVWDKHGSGLTNMHGATGDVILLGTRTEHLQSCFDDLSDAGFDLGGSGSALRTPSACVGPGRCEWACVDSLDICYNITMSYQDKIHRPMFPYKFKIKVAACSNDCVASIARSDLSIIGTWKDNIQIDQKEVLAYAPAIDIQKEVCDLCPTKCMEWNGKELKIYDEDCTRCMHCINLMPKALRPGKERGATILIGGKAPILQGALLSWVIVPFMKMEPPYTELKDLIERIQDWWDEYGKSRERLGELIKRLGMRVFLRAVGLPAVPQMVKAPRTNPYVFFWPEEIKKEVK; translated from the coding sequence ATGGCGAAATCAGACACACCCCTGCTCGATGAACTGGAAGGGGGCAAATGGCCCAGCTTTGTGAAAGACATGAAGCAAGCGGCGGAGAAAAATCCCATGGCCAAAGACCTGCTCCATCAACTGGAGCTATCCTACAAGGATAAAATCGGCCACTGGAAACATGGAGGTATTGTCGGCGTCAAGGGTTACGGCGCCGGTGTCATCGGGCGCTATTCAGATCGTCCGGATCTTTTCCCGAATGTCCAGGCTTTTCACACGATGCGCGTTAATCATCCTACCGGCTGGTTCTACAAAACGGATGCGCTGCGCAAACTCTGCGATGTCTGGGACAAGCACGGCAGCGGCCTCACCAACATGCACGGCGCAACGGGAGATGTCATTCTGCTGGGCACAAGAACCGAGCATCTCCAGTCCTGTTTTGACGATCTTTCCGATGCGGGTTTTGACCTCGGCGGCTCCGGATCGGCCCTGCGTACGCCTTCCGCCTGTGTCGGACCCGGCCGATGCGAATGGGCCTGCGTCGACAGCCTGGATATCTGCTATAACATCACCATGAGTTACCAGGATAAGATTCACCGCCCCATGTTCCCCTACAAGTTCAAGATTAAAGTCGCTGCCTGTTCCAATGACTGTGTGGCATCCATCGCGCGCTCCGACCTGTCCATCATCGGCACCTGGAAAGACAACATTCAAATTGATCAGAAGGAAGTTCTGGCCTATGCGCCGGCCATCGACATCCAAAAGGAAGTCTGCGACCTTTGTCCGACGAAGTGCATGGAATGGAACGGCAAAGAATTAAAGATTTACGATGAAGACTGCACCCGTTGCATGCACTGCATCAACCTCATGCCGAAAGCCCTGCGCCCCGGCAAAGAAAGAGGCGCAACCATCCTCATCGGCGGCAAGGCGCCCATTTTACAGGGAGCGCTTCTTTCCTGGGTCATTGTGCCTTTTATGAAGATGGAGCCGCCTTACACGGAACTCAAGGATTTAATCGAACGCATCCAGGACTGGTGGGATGAATACGGCAAATCCCGGGAACGCCTGGGTGAGTTAATCAAACGTCTGGGCATGAGGGTATTCCTCAGGGCCGTTGGCCTGCCGGCCGTTCCGCAAATGGTCAAGGCGCCGCGGACCAATCCCTATGTCTTCTTCTGGCCCGAAGAAATCAAAAAGGAGGTAAAGTAA
- a CDS encoding peroxiredoxin, whose protein sequence is MADVNKDNLNESLSGYKQSINPIVKTTLTWDRDLVFTGTTQQGYEIEFDGQAQWGCKPTESLLLSLAGCMGIDVVTILTKMRIALTGFRMEIAGERNPAPPQYYRVVEMVLHIAGENLDPGKVERAIALSKDKYCSVYNSLRPDMVFNVRYVLEEKNTQRAL, encoded by the coding sequence ATGGCAGATGTTAACAAGGACAATTTGAACGAGTCGCTTTCAGGGTATAAGCAAAGCATTAATCCGATAGTAAAGACAACCCTGACCTGGGACCGGGATCTGGTATTCACCGGGACCACACAGCAGGGATACGAGATTGAATTTGACGGCCAGGCACAGTGGGGATGCAAGCCAACGGAATCTCTTCTTCTGAGTCTGGCAGGCTGCATGGGGATTGATGTGGTGACGATTCTGACGAAGATGCGGATCGCGCTCACGGGATTCCGGATGGAGATTGCCGGTGAACGAAATCCGGCGCCGCCGCAGTATTACAGGGTGGTGGAGATGGTTTTACACATCGCCGGGGAAAACCTGGATCCGGGAAAAGTGGAACGCGCCATTGCCTTGTCCAAGGACAAGTACTGTTCCGTTTATAACTCTCTGCGTCCGGATATGGTTTTTAATGTGCGCTACGTTCTCGAGGAAAAGAATACTCAGAGGGCTCTATAA
- a CDS encoding sigma-54-dependent Fis family transcriptional regulator, which yields MKNNASNRNTSSDSEKGRLERKPFVSRREQQGPDYYDKFQATKKEWEKFITGNTDIDRQVITAEVFDSWVRCQKLGVDPIRIPHHEILAGSDLKKLLGYHASFIDISRPFMQNLHKFLAGSGFLVALYDKDGYVLEVIGDENAVNHARRGEFVVGSLWTEESSGNNNVGTVLRLKKPIQIFAAQHYHRFFHNETDSSAPIYDPEGKLIGGICLTGHYFRATPDTLGMVIAAASAIENEMQTRKAARELQVAYRFQKTVITSIPEALITIDNQGLISLINDNAKKLLFPDENNVVGQPVHKVFGKENHRFLSIIRDYETLTDAEIRIFTRSTGYDYTMTCNTISDADGKTIGKIIILNEIKRAKTMVTKMIGAKAKFSFEDVCGRSPRFLTTLEQARVVSQNSSNVLLLGESGTGKDVFAQAIHNAGDRKNGPYVAINCAAIPRDLITSELFGYSEGAYTGSRRGGNQGKFELADGGTIFLDEIAETPLELQAVLLRVIEDKSIVRIGGSRVRPVDVRIIAATNRDIMGEIRKGTFRKDLYYRLSVFSIHLLPLSERPDDIPLLVDNFVQKHAQYSKRKPCTVSPQVIDAFQQYNWPGNIRELQNVMERMLNFARSDELTADLIPEEIRPTSAGHRLEPIMTSREFERQAIQKMLSNKLKKAEIARKMGISRPTLYRKFREYNIS from the coding sequence ATGAAAAATAACGCTTCGAACCGAAACACATCCTCCGACAGTGAAAAAGGCCGTCTGGAACGAAAACCTTTTGTCAGCCGCAGAGAGCAGCAAGGCCCCGACTATTACGATAAATTCCAGGCGACAAAAAAGGAATGGGAGAAATTCATTACGGGAAATACTGATATTGACCGCCAGGTGATCACAGCCGAGGTTTTCGATTCCTGGGTCCGGTGCCAGAAACTGGGGGTCGATCCCATCCGCATCCCGCATCATGAAATCCTTGCCGGATCGGATCTGAAAAAACTTCTGGGGTATCACGCATCTTTCATCGACATCAGCCGCCCCTTCATGCAGAACCTTCATAAATTCCTGGCGGGCTCCGGATTTCTGGTCGCCCTTTACGACAAGGACGGATATGTGCTGGAAGTCATCGGAGATGAAAATGCCGTCAATCACGCGCGCCGCGGCGAGTTTGTAGTCGGCTCTCTGTGGACGGAGGAAAGCTCAGGAAATAACAATGTCGGCACGGTTCTCAGGCTGAAAAAACCCATCCAGATTTTTGCCGCACAGCACTACCATCGTTTTTTCCACAACGAAACGGACTCGAGTGCGCCGATCTACGATCCTGAAGGCAAACTTATCGGCGGAATCTGTCTGACGGGCCATTATTTCCGGGCAACGCCGGACACACTGGGTATGGTCATCGCCGCAGCTTCGGCCATCGAAAATGAAATGCAGACGCGCAAAGCCGCCCGCGAACTGCAAGTCGCCTACAGATTTCAAAAAACCGTCATTACCTCCATTCCTGAAGCGTTGATTACCATCGACAATCAGGGCCTCATTTCCCTCATCAATGATAATGCTAAAAAGCTGCTGTTTCCCGATGAAAACAATGTTGTGGGACAACCGGTGCACAAGGTCTTCGGCAAGGAGAATCATCGATTTCTTTCCATCATCAGGGATTACGAAACCCTCACGGATGCCGAGATCAGAATATTTACGAGGAGTACAGGCTATGACTACACCATGACCTGCAATACGATTTCAGACGCGGATGGAAAGACCATCGGAAAAATCATCATCCTCAATGAAATCAAACGGGCAAAAACGATGGTGACCAAGATGATCGGCGCCAAGGCAAAGTTCTCTTTTGAGGATGTTTGCGGGAGAAGTCCGCGTTTTCTGACCACACTCGAACAGGCGCGCGTCGTTTCGCAAAACAGTTCCAATGTGCTGCTGCTGGGAGAAAGCGGGACGGGAAAAGACGTTTTTGCCCAGGCCATTCACAACGCAGGCGACCGGAAAAACGGACCGTATGTGGCCATCAACTGCGCGGCCATTCCGCGGGATCTGATCACCAGTGAACTGTTTGGATATTCTGAAGGCGCCTACACGGGATCGCGCCGCGGCGGAAATCAGGGGAAATTTGAACTGGCTGACGGCGGCACAATTTTTCTGGATGAAATAGCCGAAACCCCGCTGGAACTGCAAGCCGTGCTGCTTCGGGTGATCGAGGATAAATCGATCGTCCGGATCGGTGGAAGCCGGGTCCGGCCGGTAGATGTTCGCATTATCGCCGCAACCAACAGGGATATCATGGGCGAGATCCGCAAAGGGACTTTCAGGAAGGATCTGTATTACCGGCTGAGCGTGTTTTCCATTCACTTGCTTCCATTGAGCGAACGCCCGGATGATATTCCTTTGCTTGTCGATAATTTTGTTCAAAAACATGCGCAATATTCCAAAAGGAAACCATGTACAGTGAGCCCTCAGGTCATCGATGCCTTCCAGCAATACAACTGGCCGGGCAACATCCGTGAATTGCAAAATGTAATGGAGAGAATGTTGAATTTCGCCCGTTCCGATGAGCTAACCGCTGATCTTATTCCCGAAGAAATAAGGCCAACATCGGCAGGTCATCGTTTGGAACCGATTATGACGTCCAGGGAATTTGAGCGTCAGGCTATTCAGAAGATGCTGAGTAACAAACTTAAGAAAGCCGAGATCGCGCGAAAAATGGGGATATCCAGACCGACGTTATATCGCAAATTCAGGGAGTATAATATTTCCTGA
- a CDS encoding acyl-CoA dehydrogenase produces the protein MDFRLSDDQMMLRDTVRRIATEQFAPHAAGIDEKEEFPWGNFKTLSENGLLGIQIPEAYGGTEAGMLSMILTVEEVARCCAATSVMLTTQALTSDPILIGGTEEQKKSYLYMLASGQCLGATGITEPGAGSDVSGMKTMATRVDGGYLLNGSKIFITNGGVSEIIVVVCYTDKSKGNKGISMMIVEKGDQGFSVGKEEHKMGIHGSETRELVFDNVFLPEDRLLGGAEGNGFKVLMKTFNYTRPAVGAQALGIAQGALDAVISYTKERCQFGQSLASFQGMRWMIAEMALAVETARTMVYRAASLIDTDPGSPDIPKLSSMAKWYASDVAMKVTTDAVQCLGGYGYTREYPVERMMRDAKITQIYEGTNQVQRIIIANQLLA, from the coding sequence GTGGATTTCAGATTATCAGATGATCAAATGATGTTGAGGGATACGGTACGGCGAATCGCGACGGAACAGTTCGCCCCGCACGCGGCGGGGATCGATGAAAAAGAAGAATTTCCCTGGGGGAATTTTAAAACCCTGTCGGAAAACGGTCTGCTGGGTATTCAGATTCCCGAAGCCTACGGCGGGACCGAAGCGGGAATGCTTTCCATGATTCTGACGGTGGAAGAAGTGGCCCGATGCTGTGCGGCAACGTCCGTCATGCTGACGACGCAGGCGCTCACCAGCGACCCGATTCTGATCGGCGGGACGGAAGAACAGAAAAAATCCTATCTCTACATGCTGGCTTCCGGCCAATGCCTGGGCGCCACGGGCATTACCGAGCCCGGAGCAGGCTCCGATGTGTCAGGGATGAAAACGATGGCAACCCGGGTGGACGGCGGCTATCTGCTCAACGGGTCAAAAATTTTCATTACCAACGGCGGGGTGTCGGAGATTATTGTTGTGGTCTGCTACACCGATAAGTCCAAGGGCAACAAGGGAATCAGCATGATGATCGTGGAAAAAGGCGACCAGGGTTTTTCAGTGGGCAAAGAGGAGCACAAGATGGGCATCCACGGTTCCGAAACACGCGAACTGGTTTTTGACAATGTTTTCTTGCCGGAAGACCGGCTGCTGGGCGGCGCGGAAGGCAACGGATTTAAAGTGCTGATGAAGACCTTTAACTATACCCGTCCGGCCGTTGGCGCTCAGGCCTTGGGCATTGCACAAGGCGCGCTGGATGCCGTAATCAGCTATACGAAAGAACGCTGCCAGTTCGGCCAGTCCCTGGCCTCATTTCAGGGCATGCGCTGGATGATCGCCGAAATGGCGCTGGCGGTGGAGACAGCCCGCACCATGGTTTATCGGGCGGCGTCGCTCATCGACACCGATCCGGGGTCGCCGGATATTCCGAAACTTTCCTCGATGGCCAAATGGTACGCCTCGGACGTGGCCATGAAAGTTACCACCGATGCCGTTCAATGCCTGGGCGGATACGGATATACCAGAGAGTATCCCGTCGAGCGCATGATGCGGGACGCCAAGATTACGCAGATTTATGAAGGGACCAACCAGGTGCAGCGCATCATTATTGCCAATCAGTTGCTGGCGTAA
- a CDS encoding acetyl-CoA C-acyltransferase, which produces MGKKEVVFVDGVRTAFGKIGGSLKDYTAEELAGIGLKGLVEKTKICERSRVDNVYMGMAFHPACAINPSRWALLYAGLPESTSASAVELQCGSAIDSINHAAWKILAGMADIVIAGGMESFSQLPRKYSTSVEPYRLNTIKLLDFQLQPPSKEKTTYLPFDMGLTAENLADLYKISREEQDEFAFRSQALARKAIEAGYFADEIISVPVPQGKKKPPLDFKVDEFPRLTPMDGLAALPPAFKKGGSVTAGNSSGLNDGSAFVLMMTREKALELGYEPQARWVGSAEWGVDPGIMGVAPAYALPIAMKRAGIEKLSDFDVVECNEAFAAQNLAVIRELEKQTGQKVIMDNWNPNGGAIAYGHANGASGARIAMLCMKELIRRGGRFGTFGACCGGGQGVVTIIENLKR; this is translated from the coding sequence ATGGGAAAAAAAGAAGTGGTTTTTGTGGACGGCGTGCGTACCGCCTTTGGTAAGATTGGCGGAAGCTTAAAAGACTACACGGCCGAGGAACTTGCCGGCATCGGACTGAAGGGGCTTGTCGAAAAAACAAAAATCTGTGAACGCTCGCGTGTCGACAATGTTTATATGGGAATGGCTTTCCATCCCGCCTGTGCAATTAATCCTTCCCGCTGGGCGCTTTTGTATGCAGGCCTGCCCGAATCGACTTCGGCATCCGCCGTGGAGTTGCAGTGCGGCTCCGCCATCGACTCCATTAATCACGCGGCCTGGAAAATTCTTGCGGGCATGGCGGACATCGTCATTGCCGGCGGCATGGAATCGTTCAGCCAGCTGCCCCGGAAATATTCCACAAGCGTGGAACCTTACCGGCTCAATACCATCAAGCTTCTCGACTTCCAGCTTCAGCCCCCGTCCAAAGAAAAGACGACTTACCTTCCTTTCGACATGGGTTTAACGGCGGAAAATCTGGCGGACCTGTATAAAATATCCCGCGAAGAACAGGATGAATTTGCCTTCCGCAGCCAGGCGCTGGCCAGGAAGGCGATTGAGGCAGGATATTTTGCCGATGAGATCATCTCCGTCCCCGTGCCGCAGGGAAAGAAGAAGCCGCCGCTGGATTTCAAAGTGGACGAGTTCCCGCGGCTTACCCCCATGGACGGGCTTGCCGCTTTGCCTCCCGCGTTCAAAAAAGGCGGCTCCGTGACAGCCGGCAACTCCTCCGGATTAAACGACGGCAGCGCCTTTGTGTTGATGATGACGCGGGAAAAAGCGTTGGAGCTGGGCTATGAGCCGCAGGCGAGATGGGTCGGCAGCGCCGAGTGGGGCGTTGATCCGGGCATCATGGGCGTCGCACCGGCGTATGCATTGCCCATTGCCATGAAGAGAGCCGGCATTGAAAAGCTTTCGGATTTCGATGTGGTCGAATGCAACGAAGCCTTTGCGGCCCAGAACCTGGCCGTGATCCGGGAGCTGGAAAAGCAGACGGGGCAAAAGGTCATCATGGACAACTGGAATCCCAATGGCGGCGCCATCGCCTACGGTCACGCCAACGGAGCATCGGGCGCCCGCATTGCCATGCTCTGCATGAAGGAGCTGATTCGCAGGGGAGGGCGCTTTGGAACCTTTGGCGCCTGCTGCGGCGGCGGCCAGGGCGTTGTGACGATTATTGAGAATCTCAAAAGGTAA
- a CDS encoding gluconate 5-dehydrogenase (Involved in the nonphosphorylative, ketogenic oxidation of glucose and oxidizes gluconate to 5-ketogluconate), with the protein MHVKDLFNIRGKIALVTGGSVGLGEQMATALAEAGANVVLSARKVERCEITAERIRTECGVKTMALQCDVARESGIQDMVDAVLNEFGRIDILINNAGTSWGGPAVDYPVKGWDKVMDVNVKGTFFSCQHAGRAMIKQGGGKIINIASVTGLIGCEPEKMDAVAYQASKGAVIALTRDLAAKWARHNINVNAIAPGWFPTDMTAWVMEDRGDLLIKGIPMRRFGRDDELKGAVLFLASEASSYITGHTLSVDGGEAII; encoded by the coding sequence ATGCACGTAAAAGACTTATTCAATATCCGGGGAAAAATTGCCCTGGTGACGGGTGGTTCAGTTGGCCTGGGGGAGCAGATGGCCACAGCCCTTGCCGAGGCGGGGGCAAACGTCGTACTGTCCGCACGTAAGGTAGAACGTTGCGAAATAACCGCCGAACGGATCCGCACGGAATGCGGTGTCAAGACCATGGCTCTCCAATGCGATGTTGCCCGGGAGTCCGGTATTCAGGATATGGTCGACGCCGTTCTAAATGAATTCGGCCGAATCGATATTCTGATCAATAATGCCGGCACAAGTTGGGGCGGACCCGCAGTAGACTATCCGGTTAAAGGATGGGACAAGGTTATGGACGTCAACGTTAAAGGAACTTTTTTCAGCTGTCAGCATGCTGGCCGCGCCATGATCAAACAGGGAGGCGGCAAGATTATCAACATCGCTTCGGTTACCGGCCTGATCGGTTGCGAGCCGGAAAAGATGGATGCAGTGGCCTACCAGGCAAGTAAGGGAGCGGTCATTGCTCTGACCAGGGACCTTGCCGCCAAATGGGCAAGGCATAACATCAATGTTAACGCCATCGCGCCAGGCTGGTTTCCAACAGACATGACAGCCTGGGTAATGGAAGATCGTGGCGATCTTTTGATCAAAGGAATTCCAATGAGGCGATTTGGACGTGATGATGAATTAAAAGGCGCCGTCTTGTTTTTAGCCTCCGAAGCATCCAGTTATATCACGGGCCACACACTTTCCGTGGACGGAGGAGAAGCGATTATTTGA
- a CDS encoding 3-phosphoglycerate dehydrogenase, producing the protein MYRIDLLNNISEKGLSLFTEKYEYRTDIPDPDGILVRSKEMKEMILPSSLKAIARAGAGVNNIPIEKCSEKGIVVFNTPGANANGVKELVILGMLLASRKVVEGIGWAKGLVGEGDKVPDLIEKGKSKFGGTEILGKKLGVVGLGAIGTMVANTAENLGMEVWGYDPFLSIEAAWRLSRNTKKAASLDKLLSECDFISLHVPQNKDTKGFINSDKFAVMKKGVVILNFARGGLVDTPSLKKAVADGIVGCYVTDFPDEEVIKTDKVIAIPHLGASTEESEENCAIMAAMQLMDFLENGNIKNSVNFPECSLDRSGKQRLTISNQNAPGMIEKITHFMADNKINIADMINKSRGNVAYNIIDLDSAISEDLVKKIGSTEGVLGVRML; encoded by the coding sequence ATGTATCGGATTGATCTGTTAAATAATATTTCGGAAAAGGGGCTCAGCCTTTTTACTGAGAAGTATGAGTATCGTACTGACATTCCCGATCCTGACGGCATTCTCGTAAGAAGCAAGGAAATGAAAGAAATGATCCTGCCGTCGAGCCTGAAAGCAATTGCCCGCGCCGGCGCCGGCGTGAACAATATTCCCATCGAAAAATGCTCAGAGAAAGGCATTGTGGTGTTCAATACGCCGGGTGCGAACGCCAACGGCGTGAAGGAACTGGTGATTCTGGGCATGCTCCTGGCTTCCCGCAAAGTGGTGGAAGGGATCGGCTGGGCCAAAGGCCTGGTGGGTGAAGGCGACAAGGTACCGGACCTGATCGAAAAAGGCAAATCCAAGTTCGGCGGCACCGAAATCCTGGGCAAGAAGCTCGGCGTGGTGGGTCTGGGAGCCATCGGCACCATGGTGGCCAATACCGCCGAAAATCTGGGTATGGAAGTCTGGGGATATGATCCATTCCTGTCCATCGAGGCAGCCTGGAGACTGTCCCGCAATACCAAAAAGGCGGCAAGCCTGGACAAACTTCTGTCCGAGTGCGATTTCATCTCGCTGCATGTTCCGCAAAATAAAGACACCAAGGGATTCATCAATAGCGATAAATTCGCGGTCATGAAGAAGGGTGTGGTCATCCTGAACTTCGCCAGAGGCGGGCTTGTGGATACTCCGTCCCTGAAGAAGGCTGTCGCCGACGGTATCGTGGGATGCTATGTGACAGATTTCCCCGATGAAGAGGTCATCAAGACGGACAAGGTCATCGCCATTCCGCATCTGGGAGCCTCCACCGAAGAATCTGAAGAAAACTGCGCCATCATGGCAGCCATGCAGCTCATGGACTTCCTCGAGAACGGGAACATCAAAAATTCGGTCAACTTCCCCGAGTGCTCTCTTGACAGATCGGGCAAACAGCGGCTGACCATCTCGAATCAGAACGCGCCGGGCATGATCGAAAAGATCACGCACTTCATGGCCGACAATAAGATCAACATAGCCGACATGATTAACAAAAGCAGAGGCAATGTCGCCTATAACATCATTGATCTCGACAGCGCTATCAGCGAAGACCTGGTCAAAAAGATCGGATCGACTGAAGGAGTGCTCGGGGTCAGAATGCTTTAA
- a CDS encoding cell envelope biogenesis protein OmpA: MKKMPVVILILFLAGCTTGPVLYPNTHLQQAGEAQTHKDIAECEALADQYIKSDAGIAAAKDTAIGAAGGSVIGGAAGAVTGHLGRGIGVGAATGAAVGLVRGVIKASEPTPLFKNFVNRCLQERGYDPIGWQ, from the coding sequence ATGAAGAAAATGCCGGTGGTAATATTGATCCTCTTTTTAGCGGGCTGCACCACAGGGCCAGTGCTTTATCCCAACACACACCTCCAGCAAGCAGGCGAAGCACAGACCCATAAGGATATTGCGGAGTGCGAAGCCCTGGCCGATCAGTATATCAAGTCCGATGCCGGGATCGCGGCGGCCAAAGACACGGCCATTGGAGCGGCGGGAGGCTCCGTCATCGGAGGCGCCGCGGGCGCCGTAACGGGCCATTTAGGCCGGGGCATTGGTGTCGGTGCTGCCACCGGCGCCGCTGTCGGTCTGGTCAGAGGCGTCATAAAGGCATCAGAACCGACCCCCCTTTTTAAAAATTTTGTTAACCGGTGCCTGCAGGAGAGGGGGTATGATCCCATCGGATGGCAATAA